Part of the Acropora palmata chromosome 10, jaAcrPala1.3, whole genome shotgun sequence genome, GATTGGATCAATGATTTGGATTTGGATTTAATTATGGAAACTTCAGAATCGTCAGCTACCGCGGATGGTATTTCAGAATCTACGCCAGAGAACAGTGAGAGCAAGCCTCTTCAAAGGATTGATGAAGAACAAATATCGAACACTGACGATCCTGAGCCTCGAAAATCTAAACGCCTTCACACTTACACGGAAAAGGGATTGCTATATAATCTCTCGCAAAAGGAGAAAGATTACATACGGGCTAAAAAGGAGCTTAAAGGAAAGATTGACTCTGTTAGCATGATTTGGACGGACCTTTCGCATTCTGACACTTTAAGGAAGGAACGAGCAGTCATTGAGGAACTCAGGAAGAATTTGGATGAAACACACTCCGAGTTTGTGATGTTGTTGCAACATGATGAGGCTCGTGATGTGATCACTGAAGCAGAGTACTTGTGCAAACAAGCAGCAGAGCTCAGGTCGAAAATCAGCGAGCGGATCTTTGAGTTAGAAAGGGAGGAGATGCGATCACGTCGCAGCGAGAAATCCCAGTCTTCAAAGGGAACTGGTCATAGTCGCATTTCCAGGCTATCAAGCTCATCTCAATTatctattttaaaaatgaaaactatgGCAGAACTGGCAAGAAAGGAAGTCGAGTTGAAATACGCCAGAATTGAAGCagaaaagaaactggaaatGGAAAGGAAGAGATGGGAGGTGGAAGAATTACAGCAATTGAGAAGCTACGAAAGTGCCAAGGCAGTAGCAGATGCTGTCTTTAAgttagaagaagaagagaagagTCCAGATTTGCTGGACCTAAGGCAGTTTGAAATTCCTGATGACACTAAGGAAGAACGCACTCGAGATTATATCTCATCCCTGTCAACTGCATCTTCTGAATGTAACTTGATCCCTCTGCCATACTCCTTTCAACCAGTTGTCAAGGATGAATACCCCTCATCACAGCAAAGGGTTCAGCCTGGTGACAAAAGGTTGCAAATCAACCCTGAACAAGGTGGAAAAAACAGCGATCCCAAGAAATTGGAGGAGAAGATTGTCACCCATGCATCAAGCATCACTCCAGTTAACCCACAGGATAGTCGGCCAACCACCTCTGATTCCCCCCAGGCTACTGACGAGGCTCACCACCAAGGTATTGCAGAAGCCATAGCCGAGGGTATGGAAGCAGCAAGATTGCCAACGCCCCAACTAAAAGTATTCAATGGGGATCCCTTAGACTGGCCAACATGGAAGGCCGCCTTCGAGACAGTGATTGAAAAAAGAACTGTGAATTCTAACGAGAAAATCCTGTATCTTCTGCAGTTTCTGTCGGGCCCACCTAAGAAAATCGTCGAAGGTTATCAGTTTGCTCAGACACAAGACGCTTACAGAGAAGCAAAAGGGACTCTGGAAAGACGATTTGGCCATCCTGCTGTAGTTGCAGAAGCATTTCGTAAAACGCTTGAAAACTGGCCAAGGATTTCCCCTAGAGACGGAATTGCATTACGAGACTTCGCTGACTTCCTCAAGACCTGCGAACTTGCCATGCGATCAATAGAAGACCTTGAAACCCTCAACAAGCAACACGATAACAAGCAGTTAGTGAGATTATCAGCTGAAGAACGGTGACAGTAAGTTTCCTCCCTTCTCCGAGTTTGTGCGTTTCGTTACGGAGATTGCAGAAGTGCAATGCTTACCAGTCCTCTCCAGTTTGGCCACAAATGAATGTGTAAAAGAATCCAAACCAAGAATCTACAAGGGTAGGGCAAGACCTCGAAGGAATGGTGAAGTTAGTACACTTGCAACAAGAGTTAAGGAGAAACAAGCAATTCCAAAGGATGAAAAGAAAGTATACTGTCACTGGTGTGGTAGTACATCACACGGTCTTGACTTGTGCCAAGAATTTATGAAGAAACCTCGAAAGGAAATAACTCAGTTTATCATAAGAAAGGGACTTTGCCTTAAATGCTTGACCCACGGTCACATGTCCAAGGAAAATAAGTGCGAAAGTGTCCCGAGCTGTGCAAAATGTAACCAGCCTCACCTAACCTGTCTACACATGGATAAGAAGAATAACACAGATGAAGCCGAGAGGTATAACCCGGAAGCAGTAGCAAAGTGTTCGCAAGCCTCCAGCGCAGAAAGTTCTCATACCAGTGAAGACCATGTCACAGTAAAATGTACTGGAATCTGTTCTGTTGAAGGACAGCAAGATGGTCAAGATCAGAGCTTAATCGTTCCAGTGTGGGTTTCTAGCTCTGCCAAGCCAGAGGAAAGTGTTCTGACGTACGCCCTCATCGACTCCCAATCAAATGCCACCTTTATTACAGAGCAGCTAATAAAGTCACTTATGGTGGATGGTGTAAAAAGCCACCTGCAACTGTCAACCATGCATAAGGAAGATGAAATAATCCAGTGCAAGAAAGTACAGGGACTAGCGGTTGCAGATCTGAAGAAACAAGTTAGCATTCCCTTGCCAAAGGTCTATACAAGGAACGCTATACCGTATAAACCTTCCCAAATTCCTAAGCCTGAAGTTGCCTTACAGTGGGATCATCTCAATTGCATTGCTCAGGAGTTGATGCCATACCGAGGAGATCTAGAAGTCGGTCTGTTAATCGGAACCAATTGTCCTAAGGCCATCAAGCCACGTCAAGTGATCCCTGGTGCGGATAACGACCCGTATGGTATTAAAACCGACCTCGGTTGGGGGATCGTCGGAAGAGTGTGCAAATATCCTGATCACAAGGAAGAACCCTCTGGCAGTTGGGCCAACAAGATCATCACAAGGGAGGAAGCAACCTTTACTGCAGAGCACCGAGCAAAGGAAATCATAAGTCCTGCCTGCGTGAGACAGATGTTTGAGAGAGACTTTCATGAAGCAACAGGTAAAAGGAATTCTCCAACGCTGCCAGTTGAAGATCATAAATTCTTGGACATACTGGGCACAGGAATACACAAAAGGAGTGACGGGCACTATGAGATGCCATTACCACTGCGCTATGAAGACGTGAGGCTGCCAAATAATAGATCACAAGCCCTAAGAAGATTGTCTCTGTTAAAGGCAAGGTTTAAGAGAGTGCCAAGTTACCATAAGGATTACACTGAGTTCATGGAAGACGTGATAACCCACTGCGCCGAGAAGGCCCGTCCAAATGACGACAAAGGTACCAAGATTGGAAATGGCCGGATAAATTACGTCCCTCATCATGGGGTTTACCACCCTGCCAAACCTTCACGAATAAGAGTGGTTTTCGATTGTAGTGCCGTGTATAAGGAAACTTCACTGAACAAGAACTTGTTACAAGGGCCGGATTTAACAAACAGTCTGATGGGTGTTCTCTGTCGGTTTCGACAAGAAACCGTTGCATTGACGTGTGATGTAAAAGGAATGTTCCACCAGTTCTTTGTTAATGAAGAATATAGGGATTTGCTTAGATTCTTCTGGTGGGATCAAGGTGATGTGAAGAAGGATGCTCAAGAATATCGAATGAAGGTGCACCTTTTCGGAGCTGCCTCATCGCCGGGTGCGCAAATTATGGGTTCAAGAAAGCTGCTGATGATGGGGAGAAGGAGTTTGGTAAAAATGCTGCTAACTTTATGCGAAGAGACTTTTATGTCGACGATGGACTTAAGTCAGTCAAGGATGTGGATACCGCCATCGAACTCATTCAGAAAACGCAAGGCATGTGCGCGAAGGCTGGCCTAAAATTACACAAGTTTAGCAGCAACAAGAAGGAGGTTATTCAAGCTGTAGCTCCAGAGGACCGCGCTAAAGGACTGCAAGATCTCGATTTGACAAGAGATCCCTTACCGATTGAGCGAACACTTGGCATCATGTGGTGCGCAGAAACAGACAGCTTCCAATTCAGAATAGTGATCCAAGATCGACCGCTCACTAGAAGAGGCATTCTATCGACTGTATGCTCCGTTTACGACCCCCTTGGCCTCGTAGCACCCTTGATCCTAGTGGGCAAACAAACACTGCAAGAGCTGTGCCAGAACAATGCCGACTGGGATGAACCCCTCTGTGATGAGCTGAGGCCAAGATGGGAGCGATGGAGGAGCGAGTTGCATACCCTGGAGAGCTTAAGAATTCCAAGATGCTTCAAGCCCGAAGGATTTGGCCAAATTAAAACAGTCGAGTTGCATCATTTCTCCGATGCGAGCCTGTCAGGCTATGGTCAATGCAGCTATCTGCGTCTAATAAGCGAGAGTGACCAAACTCATTGCTCCCTGGTTATGGGAAAGGCGCGTGTCACACCATTGAAGCCTGTCACAATCCCACGCTTGGAGTTGACGGCTGCCGTGGTCTCCGTGAAAATAAGTCAGTGGCTTGGAGAGGAACTCGATTATCAAGATGTGTCCGAGTTCTTTTGGACAGACAGCAAGGTAGTGATAGGTTACATCAGCAACACAACAAGCCGCTTCCATGTTTTCGTGGCTAATCGCCTTCAACAGATTCACGACCATACCAAACCTCAACAATGGCAATATATCAGCTCGCAGTCCAATCCCGCCGATGCTGCATCCCGAGGTCTTAGAGCTCAGCAACTTGTCGATGATGATTCTCGCTGGCTTAGAGGTCCAGACTTTTTGTGGCGACCCTTTCCATACTAAGTACAAATAGATCTAAAGCCACAGCCATTGGATCCAGACGATCCTGAAGTGAAGAAAGTAACCTCTCTTATGACACACACAAGTAAAGGATATCCGAATCACTTTGAAACTTCCAGATTGGATAGGTTCGCCAGTTGGTTTCGGGCAAAGCGAGCCGTTGCGGTCTGTCTGCGTTTGAAACGCTGcctgaagaaagaaaagaagtccGAAAGGGTCAGGCCCGCATGCTACCAACCAGTGCATGTGGAAGAAATAGGTCGAGCCGAAAAGGAGATTATCCGCTGCTTACAATATGAACACTTCAAGGACGAAATCCTGGCTTTGTCTTCACTTCAAACAGGGATAGAATTCCATGACAGAAAGAAAGCCAAACAGCGCAACCTTGATCTGAAGAAATGCAGCAGTCTGTATCGACTAGACCCGTATCTTGACACAGATGGCCTCCTGCGTGTCGGTGGTCGCCTGAGGAATGCTAGCATATCAGAAGGAGCGAAGCATCCAGTGATCTTACCAAGACGGTCTTGCGTTACCCAGCTCATTCTGCAATACTGCCATGAAGCAATCAAACACCAAGGCAGTGGTATGACGCACAATGAAGTCCGCCAACGAGGATATTGGATAATAGGTGGCACCTCCGCTGTGTTGTATTTGGTTTCACGATGTGTTATCTGTAGAAAGCTCCGTTCATTGCCCCAGCAACAGAAGTTAGCAGACCTTCCTCAAGATTGTGTCGAACCTGCCGCTCCGTTCACATACAGCGCGGTTGATTATTTTGGCCCATTTTTTGTTAAGGAAGGGCGGAAGGAAGTCAAACGGTAGGGCGTTATTTTCACGTGCATGGCTTCACGCGCTATCCACATTGAAACAGCTAACAGTTTGGAAACAGATGCGTTTATAAACGCCCTAAGACGCTTCCAGGCAGAGCGCGGCCCTGTTCGTCAGTTAAGGTCTGATTGTGGAACAAATTTTATCGGCGCACATCGTGAACTAAAGGAAGGACTGGAGGAGatgaatgaaaacaagattCGTGCCAGACTGTTACAAGATAACTGTGAATGGATCAGCTTTAAGTTCAATCCCCCCTCCGCGAGTCACATGGGTGGCTCGTGGGAACGACAGATAAGGACACTTCGAAACATCCTTGCATCTATGCTAGAAGAATCAGGACGTCAGTTGGATGATGAGAGTTTTCGGATTCTTATGAAGGAAATCCAAGCCATAGTCAATTCCAGACCCCTTGCTTTGAATGACATGTCATCTACTGACTCACCCCAGCCACTGACTCCGAATCATCTGTTAACTATGAAAACCAAAGTATTGATGCCACCCCCAGGCGTTTTCCTGCGAGAAGACCTCTACCTTCGCAAGAGATGGAGAAGGGTTCAACATCTTGCCAAATTATTTTGGGAAAAGTGGAGAAAGGAATTCCTTCAAGGCCTCCAGCTGCGGAAGAAGTGGACAAAGCCACAACGTAACCTGCAGAAGGGAGACATTGTCATGCTAAAGGATGAGAATGTCCCAAGAAACTTGTGGAGATTAGCAAGAGTTCAAGATGTTTTCCCAAGTAAAGATTGCCTCGTCAGGAAGGTGAAACTTGCTATGGCCAGTTCCAGCCTAGACAAACAAGGACGAAGAATCGGTGGTACTCAATATCTTGAAAGGCCAATCCACAAGTTGGTTCTTATCATGGACGCAGACCGGGAATTCCCCGACGAGGAGCCTTGACACGATGTTTCAACGCAGTTCAAGTGCCACACTGACCTCCAAGTTGGAACTGTTTCTGAGAACTTAGTTTATATTTTTTCTCCTATTGTTATAGGAacattttcttcctttaagGACAGTGGATTCCCACTGTGGGGAGCCATGTAACTGTAACCAGTTTGTTGCCTGTCCAGGCCTCCGCCTTTGTTTTTGCGCCCTtttttggtcacgtgaccatgTAATTGAAGCCGTTGCGTTATCGAGGAGAGATTCGCAGTAGTAAGAAATTTAGATCGTTTCGGGCGCTCGTTTAGCGTATTTTTTCCAGAATCTATTCGATCCCAAGGCTGGACAAGGTTAGATTccatttgttgtttgttttgctgtattttttgTGATTCGTATTCGCTTTTATGTTCGAGTTTATTTACGACACCGATCGTCACATTGATTAGTCTTTTCtatttgcattgttttcctttatttctttaGTTTTACGGCTTTGTTTGGTCAGTAAATTACTCCAGCTATAATTGCATCAGTTTGTTTGATCGTTTGTGGTTACAATGTGagtttttgtaagtgtgaCATAATCACCCAGTTTGCAGTTCATCTTTATGATTGCACGTTGTATGAAAGATCTTTACAATTGAATTGTTTCCATATGCTCAAATGGTTTCTTCACAGGTCCAAGATATGAGCTAACAAATCATTACATgttacttcattaatttggaagaaatCAGTAGCTCAATGGCAATATTGGAAACTTTCTTCCATGGAACAAAGAACATTGCCAGTCCAGTGAGTTCATGTTAAAAcctgaaatttaaattgaatttctgggTCAGAACTCCACTCCCAACCCCATGAGACGTCTGTTGGGGAGCCAACTATGCAGCAGTTATTAGCAGCATACCTCTTAGCAAGGAAGCTTGAGCtattaagtttgtttttttttggctcgGTGCTACTGTGCACCAAAAGGTGTTACAATACCCTGTCAAGTCGGATAACAACGGTAGAATAAACACTcactggaaaatgaaaaccttccctTCAAAATCAAGCCCCTTTTTCGGGATTTCTGACATATGATATACAAGTCTTACCCACTCAAAGATGATGAATGCTGTTACCAGTCACCTGTTCCGTAGAGAGCTGATCAGTGAGTGCCTCCAGGGTCTGCAAAGGATATTTTGTATGGCCAAACTGACCGGTCAGCATCGTttataaattttgcacttttccttttatttcatgatttgGGCTAGAGTATTCGGTAGTGTGGCTTGCAAAAGAGTTCTCTGGAACACGACCGTAATTTTCAAAACTAACAAGTAGATCAAGATTCcagacaatgattttgttgttttatctCGACCAATTCTATAAACAGAGCAGGGGGTTGGCAGTTCTCCAAATAGGCATTCATGTTGCATTGTAAGCAGTAGACTTAGCATACTATTGCTTTCCTCTCACAGGACTAATAGAACTTGTCTGAGAGATGAACTCTATGCAACTGGCAAAATGAAGGAAGGAATACCTGATGAACCATGTTGTCTACAAGGGCTGAGGCCAAATTCTTCAACCACTTGCAACTTGGAGATGCAGTGTTCCACTCCTAAGCGTACAGAGGAATTACCAGAAGGAACCACCACACTGATGCTTATGCACAAGAAGGGGATATAAGATATCAGCAACcagaagtctttgttatggttgtcaaagatgttgattcagTGATGACCTGTGGAGctaaaaatgctaaaaggtGACAAACAATTTGCCCATACAACACCATGCAACACTGGGCTTTCCAATCAATCGCattgttcccatttccaaatcaaaacaggccatttttgccacctgcatttttaaatgttcTGTGTCGTCTCAGTTAACATTAATAGACTAGTTAAGTTCCtctctataattatatgaattatttttgtacatttatatatacatatatatttttaatttttttcttaacaaaattacaaaatttacaccACTCACAATACAATAGTCAATTTACAACACAGGCATATATATGAACTTTACTGAGAGTGGGTTATGCAGCATATCtcccaaaccattttgaaagagaataaagaggTTGTGAACCTAATTCTCCTAAAGacttccaaaaatattgtactttcaaaatttttgtgaACAGTGCCCACTTCAAGGGAAGCCAGTTCAAATTatagctgatttcaatattgacctCCCAAAAGCAGACACATCTAATTATAGTCTACAGTCTTTttagacctttcaaagttattgtctcactccaactttagacaaggcaacttttgtgggcaataactttccaacaattactgtgcacagttagtggtaaaaaaatatttgaccttagcaataacttttctcagttttacatttcaatttttgttgctgATAGAGAGAAACCCACTCATACTAAGATCTGTGTTAATCTAGATTTTGCGCAAACATATTCAACAATGctgtattgctatttgattgggattccctggttgttaattttaagaatgacacagagaagctatttccttccatttacaataaagttaataagattgttaaaaagCATGTACCATTGACATCAAAAGCATGTGATAGATCATACCTTAGGGCCAAGTAGTGCAGtatacaaatcctgagttgTGGGTAAAAGGCATTACTCATTTTCAACACACTGATTGatatcaatatatgatttatttccacctcccaacatcagtggcttcatgaGTGGGTTGGAGCGTCCCACCAGTATCGCGACGTCACAGGTttaaaccctgttgaagtcctgacattttcaggcttctatacacacaagtgcataaattgctttcacaACTgagaggatcatagcttacttgatttcacatccgcagttcaagatatgaaatatttcatatataactttacattcattcctcatgggctccttaggacccacaaatgaccagctcccaacgtcagtggcttcatagctcagttggttagagcgtcgcaccactattgcaaggtcacgggttcaaaccctgttgaagtcctgactttttcaggcttctagatacgcaattgcataaattgcattcataactgcgaggatcatagcttacttgatgatttatttcatatatcatttcatcattcaaactcattgatagttgaagtattgtctcagcaaattctaacagtgttaTCAGGCTTTTGTCCCCAcggttgggctagcccaacatgtctggttggttttgtttatgaccccatgttttacaagtttgtgcaactcattttcaacttctaaaattaatacacaattgcataaattgcatttataattgcgaggatcatagcttacttgctttcacatccgcagttcaagatattaaatttttcataCAAAACTTCACATTTATAcctcacgggctccttaggacccacaaatgaccagctcccaacgtcagtggcttcatagctcagttggttagagcgtcgcaacACTATtgcaaggtcacgggttcaaaccctgttgaagtcctgactttttcaggcttctagatacgcaattgcataaattgcattcataactgcgaggatcatagcttacttgatgatttatttcatatatcatttcatcattcaaccTCATTGATAGTTGATAGTCTCAACAAATTCTAACAGTGCTATCAGCCGTTTGTCGCCACAGTTGGGCTAGAccaacatgacttgttggttttgctttgatgaccccattttttacaagtttgcccaactcattttcaacttgctcTTGTAGTGCATAGGGAGCTCTACGTGCTTTCTTAAATGCGGATTGTGTATCACCTCTCATCATAAAATGGACCTCAAGGCCCTTCATACCTCTCAGTGAACAATTCACTAGATTAGCAAACACAGTCGAGAATGAAAATCCTGTTCAACACGGTATTCTATGTTGCAAACAAGGCACTTCCCTTCAAGAACTTTCCGGCATTGTTAGACTTGCAGGGACCAAGTGGAATGCCTACCACAGTACACAGTTTGCTGATATTGTTGCCTTAGAATCAGCAGATGCAGTATGTGTTGTTAAAGGAACTAAGAAAGGGTTGGAAGCAGTTGACATTGACAATGAACTactgaaagagaaatttgtgGGGTGCACCTTCAATGGTCCTAGTGTGATGATCGCTAAGAGTGGAGGGGTCACCCAGCAACTCCAGGGGAAAATTGGCAGACCCGTTATTGATATTCGTTGCGTTGCCCATAGGTTAGAGTTGGCGGTTCTTGATGCAGTAAAAACCTCTTCGTACCTCAACAGATTTTAAGACACCATCAAGTACCTCTTTAGATTTTACTTCTACTCCCCCGATTAAtgcaacaaaactgcaaacattCTCGAGGAAGATGTTGTTTATTACAGTGGTTCACAGAACACAAGATGCTTGGCCAACATGCACAGGCAATATGTGCCCTAAAGAAGCATTTTGCCACTGTCATGCATGTGCAGCACAAAACAAGAACCTCAGATAAGCAAGGGCAGCGTGCCAAAGGTATTCTAAAAGACCTGCAGTCAgagaaatttctcaagtatCTCAACTTCATGACGGATGTCACAAACGTACTGTCAACACTCAGCAAGACCTTTCATAGTGACCAACTACGTGTATGTATCACAGACATCGTTACTACCCTTGAGACCACTCTGCCACTCTTAGAGTAACTCAATCTGGAGAAAGGACCCCAGtacaagaagttcaaagaggGCTACTGTGAAGAAACAGGTATTCTTCAGGAGGAACCCCTGAGCTACTTCAAGGTCTCTGATCCCAGAGAAATGCCCCTAAAGCATTCTAATCAGGCAACATATGGCAATCGTGATGTCAAGTCACTTGTTGAGCATTTCAGCAATAATTATCTTACAGAAGAGGAGGAGACAAGCATCATCTCCATGTGGCCTTGCTTTGCATACAAGGCTAGTAAGGCAGAAAGCTATCAGCCCAAATGATGTATTCTCTAACCTCCTTGCCTCAAGAACTCATGACGCCAAGGACTGCCTAATTTTACTGGACTTGATGCTCACCTCAACTCCCTCGACAGCAAAGTGCGAGCCAGGTTTCTCTGCAACGAACCACTTAAAGTGTAATCTCAGAACAACTTTGGGTGAGAACACCCTGTCAGATACAAATGCGCTCTTCAGACCATGCAATGAAGGCCTAAAGACCAAACTCAGTCActggttttctggagcaaagacaaagagacattctgatattcaaattaactacaggcattcccaaactgtcagcaaatctgttgatgatgttcattccaggaacctCATTCATGTTAGCAGTacaaacaaactgaaataCTTCCTATAGGCAAGAGGCCACTtggcaaactattgaaagccataagcaatatcaattgacaatgttttgcatcacatgattagatcacatgactgtatttgGAATTCTTGTCCCAAAAATCTTGATGTCAGTTGTAACTGCAACTTCTAGTGGTCagctgtaaaaactggttgtttctgtcacattgtttaatttgagttcaagttaaaatgaaaatcatattcaggaatcaaaatactacaaagaattAGCTTACATCTATGCTTGGTACcattacttgtattttgcataattaaataaatctgattattctttataaacaatttaatatcCGACTCCCTACTCAGACCTTTGTGCTAGTAACCTCAAGTAACAGCTTGCCTACAGGGCAACCTcgtctttttatttttgtctcaccttgcttacaatgcacttgactcttttaagaattactgtgagtgcattgttacagaacattgctgaaaagctgtcttgaCCCTAATTATTATCTCGTGTTCACACGATCTacgttattttgcatgatggctaccCACCTTGATCAGTATCATGATCTTAACACAATGAAAGACTAAGATCTTaaaagacattaaaacaagcactgtctaccaataaatgggagagagacaaaagatgagGGCCAcccttataataattatcagagagccattaaatcaatgcagtTAATCGCAtatgttcattctcaaaaacccacaagaaatttttaaagcatcacttcaacaacaactacaacacagcaaatcaactaatataaagatccaagatatgacctgtcaataaccatgggtggagaaggtgaaaTCTTCTGAAGtaattaccttttttttgcatcaagtgaaaagatctctctcttgttttgccatgggaaaccttgcaaacaaattgtggaccaatggagattaaatgccactttaaatacagtggcttaagtaaagcaaaactcagttgcctatgacaactactaaaggacagccacaaccccacaacatgcatttacatgtacacccaaaagacatggtctcgcacaaaagctgctgctccaatttaagaccttaaatcacaccaaaaagatgtgcctcccATAAGTTTGTTTAGATGTTACCTCAaagtctttgcaaaaatggtcactgaaataa contains:
- the LOC141895021 gene encoding uncharacterized protein LOC141895021, whose amino-acid sequence is MDKKNNTDEAERYNPEAVAKCSQASSAESSHTSEDHVTVKCTGICSVEGQQDGQDQSLIVPVWVSSSAKPEESVLTYALIDSQSNATFITEQLIKSLMVDGVKSHLQLSTMHKEDEIIQCKKVQGLAVADLKKQVSIPLPKVYTRNAIPYKPSQIPKPEVALQWDHLNCIAQELMPYRGDLEVGLLIGTNCPKAIKPRQVIPGADNDPYGIKTDLGWGIVGRVCKYPDHKEEPSGSWANKIITREEATFTAEHRAKEIISPACVRQMFERDFHEATGKRNSPTLPVEDHKFLDILGTGIHKRSDGHYEMPLPLRYEDVRLPNNRSQALRRLSLLKARFKRVPSYHKDYTEFMEDVITHCAEKARPNDDKGTKIGNGRINYVPHHGVYHPAKPSRIRVVFDCSAVYKETSLNKNLLQGPDLTNSLMGVLCRFRQETVALTCDVKGMFHQFFVNEEYRDLLRFFWWDQGDVKKDAQEYRMKKAADDGEKEFGKNAANFMRRDFYVDDGLKSVKDVDTAIELIQKTQGMCAKAGLKLHKFSSNKKEVIQAVAPEDRAKGLQDLDLTRDPLPIERTLGIMWCAETDSFQFRIVIQDRPLTRRGILSTVCSVYDPLGLVAPLILVGKQTLQELCQNNADWDEPLCDELRPRWERWRSELHTLESLRIPRCFKPEGFGQIKTVELHHFSDASLSGYGQCSYLRLISESDQTHCSLVMGKARVTPLKPVTIPRLELTAAVVSVKISQWLGEELDYQDVSEFFWTDSKVVIGYISNTTSRFHVFVANRLQQIHDHTKPQQWQYISSQSNPADAASRGLRAQQLVDDDSRWLRGPDFLWRPFPY
- the LOC141895022 gene encoding uncharacterized protein LOC141895022 translates to MASRAIHIETANSLETDAFINALRRFQAERGPVRQLRSDCGTNFIGAHRELKEGLEEMNENKIRARLLQDNCEWISFKFNPPSASHMGGSWERQIRTLRNILASMLEESGRQLDDESFRILMKEIQAIVNSRPLALNDMSSTDSPQPLTPNHLLTMKTKVLMPPPGVFLREDLYLRKRWRRVQHLAKLFWEKWRKEFLQGLQLRKKWTKPQRNLQKGDIVMLKDENVPRNLWRLARVQDVFPSKDCLVRKVKLAMASSSLDKQGRRIGGTQYLERPIHKLVLIMDADREFPDEEP